In one window of bacterium DNA:
- a CDS encoding LytR C-terminal domain-containing protein: protein MARVKKKKQLSPKNLFLNILIALLSIVVFFLLYSFITNSIVNKPVEWTTENAEQGETAGEIIQLDVLNGCGVSGIAQDFTDFLRKRNFDVVQSSNYKTFDVEQSLVIDRTGDLAAARKVAYALGIDEKNIVQQINPDYYLNVSVVIGRDYESLKPSK from the coding sequence ATGGCCAGGGTCAAAAAGAAAAAACAGCTGAGTCCGAAAAATCTTTTTCTCAATATTCTCATCGCGCTGCTGAGCATCGTCGTTTTTTTCCTCCTGTACTCGTTTATCACAAATTCCATCGTGAACAAGCCGGTGGAGTGGACGACGGAAAATGCAGAGCAGGGAGAAACCGCGGGTGAAATCATCCAGCTCGATGTCCTCAACGGCTGCGGTGTGTCAGGCATTGCTCAGGATTTCACGGATTTCCTGAGAAAAAGGAATTTCGATGTGGTGCAGTCGTCGAATTACAAGACGTTTGATGTCGAGCAGTCCCTCGTCATTGATCGCACCGGTGATCTCGCGGCCGCGAGAAAAGTGGCATATGCACTCGGAATCGATGAAAAGAACATTGTTCAGCAGATAAATCCGGATTATTATCTCAACGTGTCTGTTGTCATAGGACGCGATTACGAGTCCCTCAAACCATCCAAGTAA
- a CDS encoding peptidylprolyl isomerase, with protein sequence MGMMTKMRDNAHVFIIAFIVVFVAFWVISDVDIGSIMQGSANEIGNVGGKSITYQEYQAVVDRVAEQRRQQNEGRELTENDFMQIREQVWNDFVTQSIVENAIEEFGITVSDQEITDWVWDLNNPPEQLAQYFKDSTGRFNAQAYEQFLRNPGPENQEALIAVEQQLKSELLRSKLTNILTSSVIVSEDDVRWKYIENNIDFNVSYVFWDPRVFAASDTSEPTDAEYQSYYEKNKDRFKIEDMRVLKYVLFPDAPSKSDTAAVLNELNNISKMVSEGSDFLEMVELNSETPYDSTQWSTRENVPEQVADKVFDVPVGTVVGPIPNETGLSLYKVMDSRTGDQKLYSAAHILFRTDGGQDEAAQKAKAEEVLAKAKSGEDFAKLAAQYSEEPGAADRGGKLPWFSKGRMVPEFENAVMNARAGQIVGPVKTQFGYHIIKVNGSSNREVKLAEIRMSIRAGSRTMEEIFEKARNFAYFANENGFEQEANAQGLQVQETAEFAKQTGSYVPGIGTNPALMRFAFDNSVGDISEVHRASNGYVVAMLADTRDAGYRPLDEVRDQIRAQVIYERQVEKTFDIAKQQDAGGKSLDALANSSPNLNVTTPPPFKLQNGVPNIGPDQAFIGKMLKLEPGKSTAPFRGLRGIYVVRLLSKSDFDDTAYKVKKDELRKQELSSLQNEFVRSWIEEKRDDIDIVDNRHKFFR encoded by the coding sequence ATGGGAATGATGACAAAAATGCGCGACAATGCGCACGTATTCATCATCGCTTTTATTGTCGTCTTCGTCGCCTTTTGGGTGATCAGTGATGTTGATATCGGTTCCATCATGCAGGGCTCTGCCAACGAAATTGGTAACGTGGGTGGGAAGTCCATCACGTACCAGGAGTACCAGGCAGTAGTCGACCGCGTCGCCGAGCAGCGCCGCCAGCAGAATGAGGGACGTGAGCTTACAGAAAACGACTTCATGCAGATCCGTGAACAGGTCTGGAATGATTTCGTCACGCAGTCCATCGTCGAAAATGCCATTGAGGAATTCGGCATCACGGTTTCCGATCAGGAAATCACGGACTGGGTGTGGGACCTGAACAATCCCCCCGAACAGCTCGCACAGTATTTCAAGGACAGCACGGGCCGTTTCAACGCGCAGGCTTATGAGCAGTTCCTTCGCAATCCAGGTCCGGAAAATCAGGAGGCGCTCATCGCCGTTGAGCAGCAGCTCAAATCAGAACTGCTCCGCTCGAAGCTGACCAATATTCTCACCTCCTCTGTCATTGTCTCCGAAGATGACGTTCGCTGGAAATACATCGAGAATAATATCGATTTCAACGTCAGCTACGTGTTCTGGGATCCGCGCGTGTTCGCAGCCAGCGACACGAGCGAACCGACGGATGCAGAATACCAGAGCTATTACGAGAAGAACAAGGATCGCTTCAAAATCGAAGACATGCGTGTTCTCAAGTATGTGCTCTTCCCGGATGCACCTTCCAAGAGTGATACCGCTGCCGTGCTCAACGAGCTGAACAACATCAGCAAGATGGTGAGCGAAGGTTCGGATTTCCTCGAAATGGTTGAGCTAAACTCCGAGACTCCGTATGATTCCACCCAGTGGTCGACGCGTGAGAACGTCCCTGAGCAGGTTGCGGACAAAGTCTTCGATGTCCCTGTCGGCACTGTCGTCGGTCCCATCCCCAACGAGACCGGCCTGTCACTGTACAAGGTCATGGACTCCCGCACAGGCGATCAGAAGCTCTACAGCGCAGCGCACATTCTTTTCCGTACCGACGGCGGACAGGATGAGGCAGCGCAGAAAGCCAAGGCAGAAGAGGTGCTCGCCAAAGCAAAGTCGGGTGAGGATTTCGCAAAGCTCGCCGCGCAGTATTCCGAAGAACCGGGTGCCGCTGACCGCGGGGGGAAACTTCCCTGGTTCAGCAAGGGCCGCATGGTTCCGGAATTTGAAAACGCCGTCATGAATGCGCGTGCCGGACAGATCGTCGGTCCCGTCAAGACGCAGTTCGGCTACCATATCATCAAGGTGAACGGTTCATCCAACCGCGAAGTCAAGCTTGCGGAAATCCGGATGTCCATTCGCGCCGGCTCCCGTACCATGGAAGAGATTTTCGAGAAAGCGCGCAATTTTGCGTACTTCGCCAACGAAAACGGGTTCGAGCAGGAAGCCAATGCGCAGGGACTGCAGGTGCAGGAGACCGCGGAATTCGCGAAGCAGACTGGCTCGTATGTCCCGGGTATCGGTACAAATCCCGCCCTTATGCGCTTTGCTTTCGACAACAGTGTCGGTGATATCAGCGAGGTACATCGCGCCAGCAACGGCTATGTCGTCGCCATGCTCGCAGACACGCGCGATGCCGGCTATCGTCCGCTCGACGAAGTCCGCGATCAGATTCGCGCCCAGGTAATTTATGAGCGTCAGGTTGAAAAGACCTTTGACATAGCAAAGCAGCAGGACGCTGGTGGAAAGTCACTTGACGCGCTTGCGAACAGCAGCCCCAATCTCAACGTGACCACACCGCCGCCATTCAAACTGCAGAACGGCGTTCCCAATATCGGTCCCGATCAGGCTTTCATTGGAAAGATGCTCAAGCTCGAGCCCGGCAAGTCGACTGCTCCGTTCCGCGGCCTGCGTGGTATCTATGTTGTCCGCCTGCTCTCGAAATCTGATTTCGACGACACGGCATACAAGGTGAAGAAAGATGAACTGCGCAAGCAGGAGCTTTCCTCTCTGCAGAACGAATTTGTTCGTTCCTGGATCGAAGAAAAGCGTGACGATATCGACATCGTCGATAATCGACATAAATTTTTCCGCTGA
- the dnaA gene encoding chromosomal replication initiator protein DnaA, producing MNVATENSAASAWSACLEFIKPQIKSLTFKTWFEPILPTSLQSGLLTVEVPSTYFYEWLEEHFFDLIQAALHEVLGDEARLQYAVKIPKDEKLSPAVQHNPYPTGATGGAATMGAQNGEMRHMRSDSAPRRDPFVTNLNPKFTFDSFIRGDGNQFARAAALNVANNPGETAFNPLVLYGGVGLGKTHLIQAIGNYVSMNNPQKRVYYVSSEKFTIDFVEAIEKNNTIEFSNFYRSMDVLILDDIQFFSGKERTQDTFFHTFNTLHQLKKQIILSSDRPPKDLVGLDERLISRFQCGLTVDVQPPDLETRIAILRKKADGDHIDIPQEVIEFIASNVKSNIRELEGCYIGLIARHTLEQCPLDVNLAEKVLRNVIDSEKKDITVEQIQKMVADHFKIPENSLRAKTRKQEIVLPRQVAMYLSKNLTRASLKTIGLHFGGRDHSTIIHACKTIERSIASDDSLRMHVEKLEKQISYISR from the coding sequence ATGAACGTTGCAACCGAGAATTCTGCCGCCTCCGCATGGAGTGCATGCCTGGAATTCATCAAACCGCAGATCAAATCCCTTACATTCAAAACCTGGTTTGAACCCATCCTGCCCACCAGTCTGCAGAGCGGACTGCTGACGGTAGAGGTTCCCAGCACCTATTTCTACGAATGGCTCGAAGAGCATTTCTTCGACCTCATTCAGGCAGCATTGCACGAGGTTCTTGGAGACGAGGCCAGACTGCAGTACGCGGTGAAAATTCCCAAGGATGAGAAGCTTTCTCCCGCCGTACAGCATAATCCGTATCCAACGGGGGCAACCGGTGGAGCGGCAACCATGGGCGCGCAGAATGGTGAAATGCGACATATGCGTTCCGATTCTGCCCCGCGGCGTGATCCATTCGTTACCAATCTCAATCCGAAATTCACTTTCGACAGTTTCATCCGCGGCGATGGCAATCAGTTCGCGCGCGCAGCCGCACTCAATGTCGCAAACAATCCGGGCGAAACCGCATTCAATCCCCTCGTGCTGTACGGGGGTGTAGGACTCGGAAAGACGCATCTGATCCAGGCGATCGGCAACTACGTTTCGATGAACAATCCCCAGAAACGGGTCTACTACGTCAGCAGCGAGAAATTCACCATCGACTTCGTCGAGGCCATCGAGAAAAACAACACCATTGAATTTTCGAATTTCTATCGCAGCATGGATGTGCTCATTCTCGATGACATTCAGTTTTTCTCCGGGAAGGAAAGAACGCAGGATACCTTTTTCCACACCTTCAACACGCTGCATCAGCTCAAGAAGCAGATCATTCTTTCTTCCGATCGTCCGCCCAAAGACCTGGTCGGACTGGATGAGCGTCTGATTTCACGCTTCCAGTGCGGACTCACCGTTGATGTGCAGCCGCCTGATCTGGAAACGCGCATCGCCATTCTGCGTAAAAAAGCGGACGGCGATCACATAGACATTCCGCAGGAAGTAATAGAGTTCATCGCCTCGAACGTCAAATCGAACATTCGCGAACTCGAGGGCTGCTATATTGGACTGATCGCGCGCCATACGCTTGAACAGTGTCCCCTCGATGTCAATCTCGCAGAAAAGGTTCTGCGCAACGTGATTGATTCGGAAAAGAAAGATATCACGGTAGAACAGATACAGAAAATGGTGGCGGATCACTTCAAAATCCCCGAGAATTCGTTGCGCGCCAAAACCCGGAAGCAGGAAATTGTGCTTCCACGCCAGGTGGCGATGTATCTTTCAAAGAACCTCACGCGGGCTTCGCTGAAAACCATTGGACTGCACTTCGGTGGACGAGATCACAGCACCATTATCCATGCGTGCAAAACCATCGAGCGCAGTATTGCCAGTGATGACTCACTGCGTATGCATGTGGAAAAACTGGAAAAACAGATTTCCTATATTTCGCGCTGA
- the argS gene encoding arginine--tRNA ligase, whose translation MKDYLKRSIETALSALGIDPSEADIQFEKPKVAEHGDLSSNIAMTLARVAKKNPRQIAQELVDTLELDSTRIAAVEIAGPGFINFRFAQNYLYEGLTAVLTQGDRYGASNAFEGKTVNVEWVSANPTGPLHAGHGRQVCIGETVCSLLEWTGWKVTREYYFNNAGNQMQNLAITVRERYRALFGEAEQEENIHYAGDYIREIAQGIADEHGDGKMTAELDFFRSAGEQWCFAAIRKTLDHLQVKHDVFYNEDSLYSEGKIDAVLKDLREKGLAYDKDDAVWLKTTEFGADKDRVIVKSTGEPTYRLPDIAYHKEKILRGFDRIIDIFGADHIATIPDVLAAVRAFGLSTDHVDVIIHQMVSFVNEGETVKMSKRSGNVYSLDDLIEDVGSDAVRYFFIMRGASSHLEFDIRLAQEQSENNPVYYLQYAHARIASILRFAESEGMGAATEGQYDLLQHESEIALIKVLLQFGEIIELSARTYDTQHICTYLHNAATAFHKFYHDCRVVTEDKALSAARIALCHATRQVLANGFSIIGISAPEKM comes from the coding sequence ATGAAAGACTATCTCAAACGCAGCATCGAGACGGCGTTGTCCGCTCTCGGAATTGATCCGTCTGAAGCGGATATACAATTTGAAAAACCCAAGGTCGCGGAGCACGGTGACCTGTCGAGCAATATCGCAATGACGCTCGCACGCGTGGCGAAGAAGAATCCCAGGCAGATCGCGCAGGAGCTCGTCGATACACTGGAACTCGACAGCACGCGTATTGCTGCAGTGGAAATCGCGGGACCGGGATTCATCAATTTCCGCTTCGCGCAGAATTATCTTTATGAGGGACTCACCGCCGTCCTCACCCAGGGCGACAGATACGGTGCGAGCAATGCCTTTGAAGGGAAAACCGTCAATGTGGAATGGGTAAGCGCCAATCCGACAGGTCCCCTGCATGCAGGTCACGGACGACAGGTGTGTATCGGCGAAACGGTGTGCTCTCTGCTGGAATGGACGGGATGGAAGGTTACCCGCGAATACTATTTCAACAACGCGGGCAACCAGATGCAGAATCTCGCCATCACCGTGCGCGAGCGCTATCGCGCGCTTTTCGGCGAGGCGGAGCAGGAAGAAAACATTCATTACGCCGGCGATTACATACGCGAAATCGCACAGGGAATTGCCGATGAGCACGGCGATGGCAAAATGACGGCGGAACTGGATTTCTTCCGCTCAGCAGGCGAACAGTGGTGCTTTGCTGCCATCAGGAAAACGCTCGATCACCTGCAGGTCAAGCATGACGTCTTCTACAATGAAGACAGTCTTTACAGCGAAGGGAAAATTGACGCGGTGCTCAAGGATCTCAGGGAAAAAGGACTGGCCTACGACAAAGACGACGCGGTCTGGCTGAAGACTACGGAATTCGGGGCCGACAAAGACCGCGTCATTGTCAAGAGCACGGGTGAACCCACCTACCGTCTTCCCGATATCGCGTATCACAAGGAAAAAATTCTCCGCGGTTTCGACCGCATCATCGATATTTTCGGCGCCGATCATATCGCGACCATACCCGACGTGCTCGCAGCCGTGCGCGCGTTCGGACTCTCCACTGACCACGTCGACGTCATCATCCACCAGATGGTCAGCTTTGTCAATGAGGGTGAAACGGTGAAGATGAGCAAGCGATCGGGCAATGTGTATTCGCTCGATGACCTCATTGAAGACGTCGGCAGCGACGCCGTCCGATATTTCTTTATCATGCGCGGCGCCAGTTCACACCTGGAGTTCGACATCCGTCTTGCGCAGGAGCAGAGCGAGAACAACCCGGTGTACTATCTCCAGTACGCGCACGCACGCATCGCGAGCATTCTCCGCTTTGCTGAAAGTGAAGGCATGGGTGCAGCAACAGAGGGGCAATATGATCTGCTGCAGCATGAATCGGAAATTGCGCTGATCAAAGTACTGCTGCAGTTCGGTGAAATTATTGAGCTGTCGGCGAGAACCTACGACACCCAGCATATCTGCACATACCTGCACAACGCGGCGACGGCGTTCCACAAGTTCTATCACGACTGCCGGGTTGTTACGGAAGACAAGGCGCTCAGTGCCGCACGCATCGCCCTGTGCCACGCGACCAGGCAGGTACTGGCCAACGGATTTTCCATCATCGGTATCAGTGCCCCGGAAAAAATGTAG
- the rsfS gene encoding ribosome silencing factor: MEAKEFARQAAELTLSKKAQDVVIMDLTGLSDVTNFFVVCSGESDTQVKAIADAVMDGAVEIGVKVWRKEGLNNLQWVLLDFVDVVVHVFQPKVREYYDLERLWGDAPVTQVHDE, encoded by the coding sequence TTGGAAGCGAAAGAATTTGCCAGGCAAGCAGCGGAACTGACCCTGTCGAAAAAGGCGCAGGATGTCGTCATCATGGATCTTACGGGACTTTCGGACGTCACGAATTTCTTCGTCGTCTGCAGTGGGGAATCCGACACACAGGTGAAGGCAATTGCAGATGCGGTAATGGATGGCGCCGTGGAAATCGGCGTGAAAGTATGGCGAAAGGAAGGACTCAACAATCTCCAGTGGGTGCTTCTCGATTTCGTCGATGTCGTGGTGCATGTATTTCAGCCGAAAGTGCGGGAATATTATGACCTCGAACGGCTCTGGGGCGATGCCCCCGTCACGCAGGTCCATGATGAATGA
- a CDS encoding outer membrane protein transport protein produces the protein MKRALSIFIFLMLAWSMQAQAQVIEDALRLSHTGTVVGTRSAGMGNAFIGLANDATALYWNPAGLAQLRMREFSVGLANMGYSNDASLFSVTENGDNSQMVLTNLNFAVPFPVVRGSFVVAAGYNRILDYNGAMMLDVYNPESSIQASLFNEDYDLDFAWNLGLEDVIVDSLLNENLPGWLAIPVANRVQQTIDQYEEGGLNQWSIGGSMEVAQGAMVGVSLNVLSGSYRYERTFIETDVNNVWQGAILGINPDPNSTNDILRTDFDRLDLYEEINQDLSGWNMRFGFLYNFRDKARFGVSIQTASSITVNEDYYKSGDSYFADGSGEGYDLTFSNHNYEIITPAVYSFGASVNPVESATIAADIELVDYSNIEFNASNDLDAFALSEFNRSIRQEFRSTNNFRVGGEFRVPNTGLALRAGFGYRFSPYEADEGKSEYNVTTLSAGVGYTFEHNISLQAAYVHSSLETFSYPYIDPDTDVPESAFTVNQEIAVSQLMFGLVYRF, from the coding sequence GGTCGGTACACGGAGCGCCGGCATGGGAAATGCCTTTATCGGACTCGCCAACGACGCAACCGCGCTGTACTGGAATCCCGCGGGACTCGCGCAGCTGCGTATGCGGGAGTTTTCGGTCGGACTGGCGAACATGGGTTACAGTAATGACGCCTCTCTCTTCAGCGTAACCGAAAACGGCGACAACAGCCAGATGGTACTCACCAACCTGAATTTCGCCGTGCCTTTCCCTGTTGTCCGCGGCAGCTTCGTTGTCGCAGCCGGCTACAACCGCATCCTCGACTACAATGGTGCCATGATGCTGGATGTATACAACCCGGAAAGCTCAATCCAGGCGTCGCTGTTCAACGAGGATTACGATCTGGATTTCGCCTGGAATCTCGGGCTGGAAGACGTGATTGTCGATTCGCTGCTCAACGAGAATCTCCCCGGCTGGCTGGCCATTCCCGTGGCCAACCGTGTTCAGCAGACCATCGACCAGTATGAAGAAGGCGGTCTGAATCAGTGGTCCATCGGCGGCAGTATGGAAGTCGCCCAGGGTGCCATGGTCGGCGTCTCGCTCAACGTCCTCAGTGGTTCTTACCGCTACGAGCGCACATTCATCGAAACCGATGTCAATAATGTGTGGCAGGGTGCCATCCTCGGTATCAATCCCGATCCCAATAGTACGAACGATATCCTGCGTACTGATTTCGATCGTCTCGATCTCTATGAGGAGATCAACCAGGACCTCTCCGGTTGGAACATGCGTTTCGGTTTCCTGTACAATTTCCGTGACAAGGCACGATTCGGCGTATCCATTCAGACCGCAAGCAGCATCACCGTGAACGAGGATTATTACAAATCCGGCGACAGCTATTTTGCCGACGGTTCCGGTGAAGGCTACGACCTCACGTTCAGCAACCACAATTACGAAATCATCACCCCGGCAGTGTACTCTTTCGGTGCCTCTGTCAATCCGGTGGAATCCGCCACCATAGCGGCCGATATCGAACTCGTGGATTATTCCAATATCGAATTCAATGCCAGCAACGACCTCGACGCCTTTGCACTGAGCGAATTCAACCGCAGTATTCGTCAGGAGTTTCGTTCGACGAACAACTTCCGCGTTGGCGGTGAATTCCGCGTGCCCAACACCGGTCTCGCACTGCGGGCCGGTTTCGGATATCGCTTCTCACCCTACGAAGCCGATGAAGGAAAAAGCGAGTACAACGTGACGACACTCTCCGCGGGCGTCGGCTACACCTTTGAACATAATATTTCCCTTCAGGCCGCCTACGTGCACTCAAGCCTCGAGACCTTCAGCTACCCGTACATCGATCCGGATACCGATGTGCCGGAAAGCGCATTTACCGTCAACCAGGAAATTGCGGTTTCCCAGCTCATGTTCGGACTGGTTTACCGCTTCTGA
- a CDS encoding HD domain-containing protein yields MQREKENMAVMDDMHALWKKFGVKNSLCLCVSGSVARGEQTAHSDTDILLLYQETEGMEEGTTATGDADEMLRYLHREGSHISVISRSLQDCLDMMDEDVRSWVSQMDATYVEGNRELFADFRRGMCLQAKTHRMQLLEALFTLAMERHGQYGETLALLEPNIKNSAGALRDIHTIYYMSLLMGSEQLDCEPVPWPEVRSILRTVQLQELRREQLLEAYDFLLRTRQAMHDCSGHLHDTLDFDLQREVAAEMGYGDASEKKGVEAFMRHYYRHAHTVHVALQLLFSDLGLTTRLEMLSGSNTTTGEDVMELFLQSCREKIPVSIGLVRRLDGDAELRFDSAQCRAMFDEILRQPAYVYATLSRMHEMRILGRLLPEFRALSQYFQHNIYHFFTADEHTLRCLRSVEEWRERGDEHVAVVLREIEDISPLRYALLLHDIAKPIDLKRHEIVGADMCDDILRRFNRMDIADDVRFLVHDHLRMEQLAFRRNFRDLAALQPFTERVENLNRLRLLYVLTCADMSALNPGVLTEWKKDLLAELYEAAKHHLLQDDSTEQISIREGFIVEEATSMEHHQFNTSVDDILDGELMRMSVTHHRSYSEVTIFCVDRPKLLSQLSAAFFAADASIVDAAIETRNDVVIDMFRVVDIISGNNLGREQTRELRDIIRSMCAGECDVEQLYTRSRRKWIRRLRKMPRENIKTAVEYIPHTAADGARQTIVEVYAPDTFGLLYRLAGELSEFGLNVVFAKIATRVDGVVDSFYVVDSAGNPLDDEVRKQDLRSRLLRQINEMTQQ; encoded by the coding sequence ATGCAGCGTGAAAAGGAAAACATGGCAGTGATGGATGACATGCATGCGTTGTGGAAAAAGTTTGGGGTGAAAAATTCGCTGTGCCTTTGCGTATCCGGCAGTGTTGCGAGAGGGGAACAGACTGCGCATTCCGACACCGATATTCTGCTTCTGTACCAGGAAACAGAGGGGATGGAAGAAGGTACTACCGCAACTGGTGATGCAGATGAAATGCTGCGGTATCTGCATCGTGAGGGAAGCCACATCAGTGTGATAAGCCGGTCGCTGCAGGATTGCCTGGATATGATGGATGAGGATGTGCGCTCATGGGTGTCACAGATGGACGCCACGTACGTTGAAGGCAACAGGGAGTTGTTCGCTGATTTTCGCCGTGGGATGTGTCTGCAGGCGAAAACACACAGGATGCAATTGCTCGAGGCTTTATTCACTCTGGCGATGGAACGGCATGGTCAGTACGGTGAAACGCTTGCATTGCTGGAGCCCAATATCAAAAACAGTGCTGGCGCACTGCGCGATATCCATACGATATACTATATGTCATTGCTGATGGGTTCGGAGCAGCTTGACTGCGAGCCGGTACCCTGGCCGGAAGTGCGCAGCATACTGCGTACGGTGCAGTTGCAGGAGCTGCGTCGCGAGCAGTTGCTCGAAGCATACGATTTTCTGCTTCGCACGCGACAGGCGATGCATGATTGCAGTGGACACCTGCATGATACGCTTGATTTTGATCTGCAGCGTGAGGTCGCCGCAGAAATGGGGTATGGAGATGCGTCTGAGAAGAAGGGGGTGGAAGCATTCATGCGGCACTACTATCGTCACGCGCATACGGTTCATGTGGCACTGCAGCTTCTGTTTTCTGATCTCGGTCTGACGACAAGGCTTGAAATGCTGTCCGGCAGCAATACGACGACCGGGGAAGATGTGATGGAGCTTTTTCTGCAATCCTGCCGGGAAAAAATTCCTGTCAGCATTGGACTCGTGCGTCGTCTCGATGGCGATGCGGAACTTCGCTTTGACAGCGCGCAATGCAGGGCGATGTTCGATGAAATACTGAGACAGCCGGCATACGTCTATGCGACCCTTTCGCGCATGCATGAAATGCGCATACTCGGTCGGTTGCTCCCGGAGTTCCGTGCACTTTCCCAGTACTTTCAACACAACATCTACCATTTTTTCACTGCGGATGAACATACGCTGCGCTGCCTGCGCTCCGTTGAAGAATGGCGAGAACGTGGCGATGAGCATGTCGCTGTGGTGCTTCGTGAAATTGAAGATATATCCCCACTGCGCTATGCGCTGCTTCTGCACGACATTGCAAAACCCATCGACTTGAAACGCCATGAAATCGTGGGTGCCGATATGTGTGACGACATTCTCAGACGATTCAACCGTATGGATATTGCGGATGATGTTCGTTTTCTCGTTCACGACCATCTGCGCATGGAACAGCTCGCCTTTCGGAGAAATTTCAGGGACCTGGCAGCCCTCCAGCCATTTACTGAACGGGTGGAAAACCTGAACAGGCTTCGCCTGCTGTATGTGCTCACCTGTGCCGATATGTCCGCACTCAATCCTGGCGTCCTCACCGAATGGAAAAAGGATTTGCTGGCGGAATTATACGAAGCTGCAAAGCATCATCTTCTGCAGGATGATTCCACGGAGCAGATAAGCATACGCGAGGGTTTCATCGTCGAGGAAGCCACGAGTATGGAACATCATCAGTTCAATACTTCGGTTGACGACATCCTCGACGGTGAACTCATGCGGATGAGCGTAACGCATCATCGCTCGTATTCGGAAGTCACCATTTTCTGTGTGGACAGGCCGAAACTGCTTTCTCAACTTTCCGCTGCGTTCTTTGCCGCTGACGCCTCTATTGTGGATGCTGCAATTGAAACGCGAAATGATGTGGTGATAGACATGTTTCGAGTCGTCGATATCATCAGCGGGAATAATCTCGGAAGGGAACAGACACGGGAGTTGCGAGATATCATACGCAGCATGTGTGCGGGCGAGTGCGATGTCGAGCAATTGTATACGCGCAGCAGAAGAAAGTGGATACGACGTCTGCGAAAAATGCCGCGTGAAAATATCAAAACAGCTGTAGAATATATTCCGCATACGGCGGCGGATGGCGCACGGCAGACTATTGTCGAAGTTTACGCCCCGGATACATTCGGTCTTCTCTACAGACTTGCAGGTGAACTGTCAGAATTTGGATTGAACGTGGTATTTGCCAAAATTGCAACCCGAGTGGATGGCGTCGTCGACAGCTTCTATGTCGTCGATTCCGCTGGGAATCCACTCGATGATGA